The Allocoprobacillus halotolerans nucleotide sequence TTTTTAATGTTGTGCCAATCATTATTACACAAATAACAGGTAATGTTTTTAGGATGGATTATTTCTTGATTGGTGTTGTTGCGATGAGTATTAATAGTGGTGCTTATACAACAGAATTGATTAGAAGTGGTATTAATGGTGTGGATAAAGGACAATGGGAGGCTTGTGAAACTTTAGGGTTATCTCGTTGGCAAACCATGCGTTTGGTTATTTTACCTCAAGCATTTAAAAGAATTGTCCCTCCATTAATTAGTGAGTTTATTACTTTAATTAAAGATTCTTCTTTAGTCAGTGTAATTGGAGCTGTTGAATTATTGAATTCGGCAAAAGTTTTAGGAAATCAATATTACGAATTTATGTCACCATATTGTATTGCTGGGGTTTATTATTTAGTGATGACATTAACGATTTCATATATAGC carries:
- a CDS encoding amino acid ABC transporter permease gives rise to the protein MFTAFWDIMTIENFIYLFKGAMVSLSMAALSLFIGLIFGVLGASAKISKNKFLRILGNIYVEVIRGTPMLLQILLIFNVVPIIITQITGNVFRMDYFLIGVVAMSINSGAYTTELIRSGINGVDKGQWEACETLGLSRWQTMRLVILPQAFKRIVPPLISEFITLIKDSSLVSVIGAVELLNSAKVLGNQYYEFMSPYCIAGVYYLVMTLTISYIAKRLERKLALSD